Genomic DNA from Nitrospiria bacterium:
TTCGGAGTCAATCACGTCACCGGAGATTATTCGCGGGGGGCGATGGGACTTTGGATCGAAAACGGCGAGTTGACCTATCCGGTGGAGGAAATCACGATCGCGGGGAATCTCAAGGAAATTTTTATGGATATCGAAATGATCGGAAACGATCTGGAGCTTCGGGGCACGATCGCGGCTCCCACGATCAAAATATCAAGAATGACGGTGGCGGGTCATTAACGGCGAAGAAGGGCGGGCAGAAAAGATGAAAATCGTAAAGGCCTTTGCTCCGGCATCCATCGGAAATATCGGTCCGGGATTCGATGTCTTGGGAATGGCCATCACCGGTCTGGGCGACATCGTTACGGCCGAAAAAAACCGGATCCGGGATGTCGTGATCCGCGAGATCAAAGGGGGGGACCGAACCATTCCTCTGGAAGCCGATAGGAATACGGCCGGAATCGCGGCCCGGGAGGTTCTCAAACTGGTCAAGGCCAAGCAGGGGGTTGAACTAACCATTCAGAAGAACATTCCCGGAACGGGTCTGGGCAGCAGCGCGGCCAGCGCCGTGGCCGCAGCCTTGGCGGTCAACGTCCTGTTCGGAAACAGATTGGAACGCGACGAGCTGATCCCGCCCTGCGGTATGGCGGAGCACACCATCAGCGGAGGGTACTTCATCGATAACGTTGCGGCCTCGCTGTTCGGCGGGGTCATCGTCAGCCATGCGGCCCAGCGCCAGGCCTTTTCGATCGGCACCATCCCCGACCTCATCGTGGTGGTCGTGACGCCGTATCACAGCGTGCTGACCAAAATTTCACGGGCCGTCCTTCCGGACAAGGTTCCTTTAAATCTGGTGGTGTCCAACATGGCCTTTACGGCGACGATGGTGGCGGCCGTGGCTCAGAAAGACGCCCGGCGCTTCGGTCTGGCGATCCAAGACGGCATCGTCGAACCGGCCCGGGCTCATCTCATTCCTGGATTTCAGGACGTGAAGGCCGCGGCTTTGAAGGCGGGCGCCTTGGGTTCTTCCATCAGCGGGGCCGGGGCGTCGGTCTTCGCCGTGACGGACCGATCCAGTTACGCCAAAAAGATCGGACTGGCGATGCAAAAAATCTTCCAGCAGCACGGGATCTCTTCCACGATCACCATTTCCAGGATCGACAAACAGGGTGCGCGCGTCCTGCGCGCGAAATAAATACCCATGGGCAAGCCCGTGGCACAAGCGGCACCGAATTTCAGCGCATGGATAGAAAATCCTTTGAAAGACTGGTTCAGGAGGCGCTCGATCGCATCCCGTCCGAATTCCAGTCCGCGATGAAAAATGTGGCGGTGGTGATCCAGGATTGGCCCGGACCCGAGTCGGACGAGGATGCAGACGGAGAGGAGGCGGGTAGCCTCTATGGGCTTTATCAGGGAATCCCGCTTCCCGCGCGGACGCCGGACGATTCCGGAACCACCCCCGACGTCATCTTCCTCTACCGGAAACCGCTGGAGGAGGATTTTCCGGATCGGGACGATCTGATCCGGGAGATCGAGACCACCCTTGTCCACGAGATCGCTCATTACTTCGGGTTTGGCGAAGAGACCCTTGAGCAATACGGATACGATTGATCCCGATGCCTGAATCCCAATCCAAAATGATCCAGAAACTTTTCATCGCCAACCGGGGGGAGATCGCCTGCCGGACGATCCGGACCTGTTGGGAGCTGGGCATTCGTGCGGTGGTGGGCTATTCCGATTCCGACGCGCTTTCCTATCACGTGAAGATAGCGGACGAGGCGGTCCATCTCGGTCCTTCCCCGGCCAAGTTAAGCTACATGGATATCGGAAAAGTGCTGGATGCCGCCCGGAAGACCGGCTGCGAGGCCGTCTTTCCCGGGTACGGGTTTCTGTCGGAGAATCCCGATTTCGCCCGGGCTTGCCGGGATGCCGGGCTGATCTTCATCGGGCCGGGCTCCGAGGTAATCGCACGGATGGGAGACAAGATCGCGACCAAGAAGGCCCTGGCGGATGCCGGCGTCCCGATCATTCCCGGCCTGCCGAAAGTGACCTCGGCCGATCAGATCGTGAAGTTCGGGAATCACGTGGGCTGGCCGGTCATTATCAAGGCGGTGGCGGGAGGGGGCGGCCGGGGCATGCATCGGGTCGATTCGGCCGATCAGGCCAAGTCCGCCCTCGAGAGGGCCGTTTCGATCGCGGAGAAGCTGTTCGGAAACGGCGAGGTGTACGTCGAGAAATATATCCGCGGCGCCCGCCACATCGAGTTCCAGTTCATCGCGGACGCGTACGGCCGCGTGATTCATCTGGGGGATCGCGAATGCTCCATCCAGCGCCGCCACCAGAAATTGGTGGAGGAGGCTCCGTCCTCCTTGCTGGACGAGCGTCTCCGGAACGAAATGGGCGAGGTCGTCGTCAAGGCCGCCAAGGAGATCGGATACGTCACCGCCGGCACGCTGGAATTCCTGGTGGCTCCCGATCTGCGTTACTACGCCATCGAAGTGAATCCCCGGATTCAAGTGGAGCATACCGTTACCGAAATGATCGTCGGCCTGGACATCATCCGGATGATGATCCGGATGGCCGTCGGCACGCCCCTCCGTCTCCGCCAGGAGGAGATCCGGATCTCGAGTCATGCCATTCAATGCCGGGTCAACGCCGAGGATCCCAAGAACGATTTCGCGCCCTCGTATGGAACGGTGACCTATCTGCGCCAGGTCAGCGGGCCGTTCGTGAGGGCCGACAGCGGCATCTACCAGGGCTGCGAGGTTCCGCCGTACTACGACTCCCTGGTTTCCAAAATCTGCTCGGTGGGGAAGGATCGGCCCACCGCCATCGAGCGGATGCGCCGGGCGCTTTCGGAGTTCACGGTCTGGGGCATCAAGACGACGATCCCCTTGCTCAAGAAAATCATGGCCCATCCGGATTTCGTCGCCGGACGCTTCGATACGGATTTCATCGACGATCATCTTGCCGAGCTCCTCAATTATGTGGAAGACGAGGATGAAATCCTCAGGATCAGCCGGTTCATCGCCGAGATCACGGCGCTCGGGAAGAATCCTTACAGCCGGTAGCGAAGAGATCCGGCGAGCCCCTACAATTCAAGAGCTGAGCATGACGGTCCATCCGAAAAAAAGCCCTCGTGAAAATATGGCCGCGCTGCGGGGCGACCGGGGGGTCTATTTCACCAATACCGGTCCCCGGGATACCGGACAGAGCGACTTCAAGAACCGCCATACGCTGTACGACCTGATCCGGCTGGCCCCGTTCTACAACCGGTCCGGATATTTCTCGGTCGAGAACCACGGCGGGGCCCGCTTCCATCAAAACCTGCTTCAGAACATGATCGACCCGTTCGAGGAGGCGGCCCTCTGGAAAGAACGGATGCCGGACGTGATGACCCAGACGCTGGTCCGTTCGACCAATCTCTGGGGATACCGGATGTATCCCCGCAATGTGATCCGTCTTTCCGTGAAGGCCTTCCTTCCCTACGTGGACATCTGGCGTTGCTTCGATTTTTTGAACTACGTTCCCAACATGATCCCGATCGCTGAGGCGGTGATGGAGGGCGGGAAGCTGTTCCAGCCCGCGATCTCTTTCAGCGTTTCCGAAGACTGCACCGACGCCTATTATCTGAAGGTGGCGGGGGAGATCCTCCGCGTCACCGGCGGGACCGGGGAGATCATCCTCTGCATCAAGGACATGGCCGGCGTCGGATCGCCCAAGCGGATCGCCCAGCTCACCGACGCGCTGCTTCAGAAGTATCCCGACCTGGTCATTCAATACCACCGCCATGCGACGGACGGCCTGGCCGTTCCGGCCCTCGTGGCCGCGGCCAAGGCCGGGGCGAAAATCCTCGACGTGACGGACGATCCGTTCACGCGCTACTACGGCCATGCGCCGGTCCGCGCCGTCCGGGCGCTCCTAGAGGAAATGGGGATCGAGACCCGGCTGGACCTCCCGATGGTGGACAAGGCGGACGAAGCGATCACCGGGTTTATCGGCCATTATCAGGATTTCGAGTCCCCGTTCCGCGGCTTCTCCTACAAGGTCACCGAACACAAGATGCCCGGGGGCGCTTTTCCCAGCTCGTTCGAGCAGGCCGCCAAGGGAGGGTTCCTTCCTCTCATGCCGCAAATATTAAGGGGGATGAGCGCCGGAAACCGGTTCATCAAGTATTTCGATGTCACGCCGGGCTCCCAGATCACCTGGACCACCTGGGCCGGCATCGTCCAGTATCACTACAAGGAGGGCGGGCTCAAGCAGGTCGAGGACCTCCTGGATCTGTGCGAGCGCTTCATCGCCCAGGGCCAGTCGTTCGATGCGCTCCGGCCGGAGGAGAAAGAGGTCTTGCTGGGACTGTATGCGCGCGCCACGGACGATCTGAAGAACCTCCTGTTGGGACGGTACGGACCGCTGCCGTTCGGCTGGCCGGCCGACTGGGTTTATCAGTCCGTGTTCGGG
This window encodes:
- a CDS encoding metallopeptidase TldD-related protein — protein: FGVNHVTGDYSRGAMGLWIENGELTYPVEEITIAGNLKEIFMDIEMIGNDLELRGTIAAPTIKISRMTVAGH
- a CDS encoding homoserine kinase; protein product: MKIVKAFAPASIGNIGPGFDVLGMAITGLGDIVTAEKNRIRDVVIREIKGGDRTIPLEADRNTAGIAAREVLKLVKAKQGVELTIQKNIPGTGLGSSAASAVAAALAVNVLFGNRLERDELIPPCGMAEHTISGGYFIDNVAASLFGGVIVSHAAQRQAFSIGTIPDLIVVVVTPYHSVLTKISRAVLPDKVPLNLVVSNMAFTATMVAAVAQKDARRFGLAIQDGIVEPARAHLIPGFQDVKAAALKAGALGSSISGAGASVFAVTDRSSYAKKIGLAMQKIFQQHGISSTITISRIDKQGARVLRAK
- a CDS encoding metallopeptidase family protein, which translates into the protein MDRKSFERLVQEALDRIPSEFQSAMKNVAVVIQDWPGPESDEDADGEEAGSLYGLYQGIPLPARTPDDSGTTPDVIFLYRKPLEEDFPDRDDLIREIETTLVHEIAHYFGFGEETLEQYGYD
- a CDS encoding biotin carboxylase N-terminal domain-containing protein, which produces MPESQSKMIQKLFIANRGEIACRTIRTCWELGIRAVVGYSDSDALSYHVKIADEAVHLGPSPAKLSYMDIGKVLDAARKTGCEAVFPGYGFLSENPDFARACRDAGLIFIGPGSEVIARMGDKIATKKALADAGVPIIPGLPKVTSADQIVKFGNHVGWPVIIKAVAGGGGRGMHRVDSADQAKSALERAVSIAEKLFGNGEVYVEKYIRGARHIEFQFIADAYGRVIHLGDRECSIQRRHQKLVEEAPSSLLDERLRNEMGEVVVKAAKEIGYVTAGTLEFLVAPDLRYYAIEVNPRIQVEHTVTEMIVGLDIIRMMIRMAVGTPLRLRQEEIRISSHAIQCRVNAEDPKNDFAPSYGTVTYLRQVSGPFVRADSGIYQGCEVPPYYDSLVSKICSVGKDRPTAIERMRRALSEFTVWGIKTTIPLLKKIMAHPDFVAGRFDTDFIDDHLAELLNYVEDEDEILRISRFIAEITALGKNPYSR
- a CDS encoding biotin/lipoyl-containing protein → MTVHPKKSPRENMAALRGDRGVYFTNTGPRDTGQSDFKNRHTLYDLIRLAPFYNRSGYFSVENHGGARFHQNLLQNMIDPFEEAALWKERMPDVMTQTLVRSTNLWGYRMYPRNVIRLSVKAFLPYVDIWRCFDFLNYVPNMIPIAEAVMEGGKLFQPAISFSVSEDCTDAYYLKVAGEILRVTGGTGEIILCIKDMAGVGSPKRIAQLTDALLQKYPDLVIQYHRHATDGLAVPALVAAAKAGAKILDVTDDPFTRYYGHAPVRAVRALLEEMGIETRLDLPMVDKADEAITGFIGHYQDFESPFRGFSYKVTEHKMPGGAFPSSFEQAAKGGFLPLMPQILRGMSAGNRFIKYFDVTPGSQITWTTWAGIVQYHYKEGGLKQVEDLLDLCERFIAQGQSFDALRPEEKEVLLGLYARATDDLKNLLLGRYGPLPFGWPADWVYQSVFGEAWREKVAKERFEASPLAQKPEEEIGRAREELHKKIERHPTENELMLYLQHPAAAVDFIRFRTRFGNTTVLPTQVWFDGLKESGSEVSFEAHGKPNTIKLVSIGQEIDGVKHIVLSVNNTMHVYPVEMPSRKTAQKAGARMADPTIPGQIASPIMGNVWRIGDKDRVLMVGDIVREGEEIMNIEAMKVETAVLSPIHGVVKEISAKLNQAVVEKQLLMVLEEVRPEERKQSRARSKNNKKSR